A single window of Onychostoma macrolepis isolate SWU-2019 chromosome 16, ASM1243209v1, whole genome shotgun sequence DNA harbors:
- the herpud2 gene encoding homocysteine-responsive endoplasmic reticulum-resident ubiquitin-like domain member 2 protein, which yields MDQGTVDSPVTLVIKAPNQKYDDQTINCFLNWTVEKLKKHISKVYPSKPLSKDQRLVYSGRLLQDHLQLRDVLRKQDEYHMVHLVCASQSPPSSPTSSSPVSTNDSSSSMSDSTGPSSSSSTPSQETPANSDGLRHRGNPTQTHGLNPAPTGVMQRPEGMPLPMQGGPAAGFPAHPMYMPMQMFWWQQMYARHYYMQYHAAMAASRASNVAPFPAPSAGPTTQPARPNEPAAPMGPNPAPEDRPANPNIQMNAQGGAMLNDDELNRDWLDWMYTVSRAAILLSIVYFYSSFGRFVVVIGAMLLVYLHQAGWFPFRAELQNPRAGEDPQDEAEQNQDMQEMERMMDEGMEDDEGDSGEEGPEDPLNADPHQPGFLSAAWSFISTFFTSLIPEGPQQAAN from the exons ATGGACCAGGGCACAGTTGACAGCCCCGTTACTCTTGTCATTAAGGCACCCAACCAGAAGTATGATGACCAGACCATCAATTGTTTTTTGAATTGGACAGTAGAAAAGTTGAAAAAACACATATCCAAAGTGTATCCTAGCAAGCCG TTATCCAAGGATCAGAGACTTGTCTATTCTGGACGGCTTCTTCAGGATCACTTGCAATTGAGGGATGTGCTAAGAAAG CAAGATGAATACCACATGGTCCACCTGGTGTGTGCGTCACAAAGCCCCCCGTCATCCCCCACTTCCAGTAGCCCTGTTAGCACCAACGATTCCAGCTCTTCA ATGTCAGACAGTACAGGTCCATCCTCCTCATCTTCTACCCCAAGTCAAGAAACTCCAGCCAACTCTGATGGTCTGCGGCACCGGGGGAACCCAACACAAACACATGGCCTCAATCCTGCCCCTACTGGTGTGATGCAGAG GCCTGAAGGAATGCCTCTTCCCATGCAAGGTGGTCCCGCTGCTGGCTTCCCCGCCCACCCTATGTACATGCcgatgcaaatgttttggtggCAGCAGATGTATGCCCGCCATTATTACATGCAGTA TCATGCAGCTATGGCAGCCTCCCGGGCGTCCAACGTGGCCCCGTTTCCCGCTCCCAGTGCTGGCCCCACCACTCAGCCAGCTCGACCTAACGAACCTGCAGCCCCTATGGGGCCCAACCCCGCCCCCGAGGACCGTCCTGCCAACCCCAACATCCAGATGAATGCTCAGGGAGGAGCCATGTTGAACGACGATGAGCTCAACCGAGACTGGCTGGACTGGATGTACACCGTGTCACGTGCTGCCATTCTGCTCAGCATCGTCTATTTCTATTCCTCTTTTGGCCGCTTTGTCGTGGTGATCGGTGCCATGCTGCTGGTTTATCT GCACCAGGCTGGCTGGTTTCCCTTTAGAGCAGAACTACAGAATCCAAGAGCTGGAGAAGACCCGCAAGACGAGGCTGAGCAAAATCAGGATATGCAAGAGATG gaGCGTATGATGGATGAGGGAATGGAGGATGACGAGGGGGACAGCGGGGAGGAAGGTCCTGAAGATCCCCTGAACGCAGACCCGCATCAGCCGGGCTTCCTGTCGGCCGCTTGGTCGTTCATCAGCACTTTCTTCACCTCCCTCATCCCTGAGGGACCTCAACAAGCTGCCAACTGA
- the pkdc gene encoding uncharacterized protein pkdc, which yields MKQEHEDLVLKACGAKSLQIGAKIQTLWSGYGEILRVHLEGCDRPSVVVKHVMFPQNQKHPGGWNTDISHQRKVRSYQVESHWYQNYTTNERCRVPTCLAAQSFGDDEQLIVLEDLDVAGFPVRKTYVNDAEIKACLSWIANFHALFLNVTPEGLWPIGTYWHLETRPEELEAMSDQKLKAAAAEIDSILNNCRFKTIVHGDAKLANFCFSKDGLQVAAVDFQYVGGGCGMKDVIYFLGSCMDEKECEKRVPGLLDHYFSELRKSLDEKASFPELEKEWRSMFAFAWTDFHRFLLGWMPGHHKINKYSKRLTQEVLNKLKQSQSI from the coding sequence ATGAAGCAGGAACACGAAGACCTCGTTTTGAAAGCATGTGGAGCAAAGTCTCTGCAGATTGGTGCAAAGATTCAGACTTTGTGGAGTGGTTATGGTGAAATACTACGAGTCCACTTGGAGGGATGTGACCGTCCCTCTGTGGTTGTCAAACATGTGATGTTTCCCCAAAACCAGAAACATCCAGGGGGCTGGAACACAGACATATCTCACCAGCGCAAGGTGCGATCCTATCAAGTAGAAAGTCACTGGTACCAAAACTACACTACCAATGAACGCTGCCGAGTTCCCACTTGTCTTGCTGCCCAGTCATTTGGTGATGATGAGCAGTTGATTGTTTTAGAGGACCTTGATGTTGCAGGATTCCCGGTGAGAAAAACCTAtgttaatgatgctgaaataaaGGCCTGCCTCAGCTGGATTGCCAACTTTCATGCGCTTTTCCTCAATGTCACCCCAGAAGGACTTTGGCCTATAGGCACGTATTGGCATTTAGAAACAAGGCCTGAAGAGCTAGAAGCCATGTCAGATCAAAAACTCAAAGCAGCCGCTGCAGAGATAGACAGCATCCTCAACAACTGCCGCTTTAAGACAATTGTGCATGGTGATGCAAAACTAGCTAATTTCTGCTTCTCCAAAGACGGTTTGCAGGTTGCAGCTGTTGATTTTCAGTATGTTGGTGGAGGGTGTGGAATGAAggatgttatttattttttgggcaGCTGTATGGATGAGAAGGAGTGTGAAAAGAGAGTGCCTGGCCTTCTCGATCACTATTTTTCAGAGCTACGGAAATCCTTGGACGAGAAGGCCAGCTTTCCAGAGCTGGAGAAAGAATGGCGAAGCATGTTCGCTTTTGCTTGGACCGACTTTCATCGCTTTCTGCTTGGATGGATGCCAGGTCATCACAAGATTAATAAGTATAGCAAAAGACTTACTCAGGAGGTTTTAAACAAATTGAAGCAATCTCAATCGATCTGA
- the LOC131521779 gene encoding uncharacterized protein LOC131521779: MHVFFLLCTFVVSCFADTTTAKARNLALYGKATQSDLVGNPWSADGHASNAIDGNRDPTYEHGSCTATDWQNNPWWRLDLLDKYVVTSITITNRRECCPERLDGAQIHIGDSLLNNGNSNALAGKISSIPGGRSLTFKWKKGIPGRYINVVIPGTNRLLTLCEVEVYGYPAPNGENVALKGRATQTSLYGNGFASNAVDGNKDGVFIHGSCTHTEKTLNPWWRLDLLKRHKVFSVVITNTLDNIPERLNGAEIRIGNSLDNNGNNNPRCAVISSIPPGFSSTFECDGIEGRYINVVIPERQEYLTLCEVEVYGSPLD; the protein is encoded by the exons atgcatgtgtttttccTGCTTTGTACTTTTGTGGTGTCTTGTTTTGCAGACACAACTACAGCTAAAG ccagaaatcttgctttaTATGGCAAGGCCACACAATCAGACTTGGTCGGGAATCCTTGGTCAGCAGATGGCCATGCCAGTAATGCTATTGATGGCAATCGTGACCCAACTTATGAACATGGATCTTGTACTGCTACTGATTGGCAAAATAACCCATGGTGGAGGTTAGATTTACTAGACAAGTACGTAGTGACCTCCATAACTATCACAAACCGAAGAGAATGCTGTCCTGAAAGACTTGATGGAGCTCAGATACACATTGGGGACTCTCTGCTGAACAACGGCAACAGCAATGCATT GGCTGGAAAGATTTCATCCATTCCAGGTGGGAGATCCCTCACTTTCAAATGGAAGAAAGGCATTCCAGGCCGTTACATCAATGTGGTCATACCTGGAACAAATCGCCTTCTTACCCTCTGCGAGGTCGAGGTTTACGGTTATCCAGCTCCTAATG GTGAAAATGTGGCTTTAAAAGGGAGAGCTACACAGACTTCCCTCTATGGAAACGGCTTTGCATCCAATGCCGTTGATGGGAACAAAGATGGTGTTTTCATTCATGGATCCTGTACCCACACCGAAAAAACTCTCAATCCCTGGTGGAGACTGGACCTACTGAAAAGGCACAAAGTGTTTTCAGTGGTAATTACAAACACACTAGACAATATTCCTGAAAGATTGAATGGGGCAGAAATCAGAATTGGAAACAGTCTGGACAACAATGGCAATAATAATCCGAG GTGTGCTGTGATCTCTTCCATTCCTCCTGGTTTTTCCTCCACCTTTGAATGTGATGGGATCGAAGGACGCTACATTAATGTTGTTATTCCAGAACGGCAAGAATATCTTACACTGTGTGAGGTTGAAGTGTACGGATCACCACTAGATTGA
- the LOC131521651 gene encoding uncharacterized protein LOC131521651, with translation MPPWVVAHVAHAYIRHCTSLSISAKNLALFGKATQSDLVNNPFSGHGHASNAIDGNHDSHYEHGSCTHTNWQINPWWRVDLLDKYVVTSITITNRKDCCPERLDGAQIHIGDSLLNNGNSNPLAGKISSIPGGRSLTLEWNNGIPGRYINVVIPGTNRLLTLCEVEVYGYPAPDGENVALKGKATQSNLYGNGFASNAIDGNKDGVYGHGSCTHTENDLNPWWRLDLLKRHKVLSVVITNTIDSIPERLNGAEIRIGNSLDNNGNNNPRCAVISSIPPGFSSTFECDGMEGRYINIVIPGRKEYLTLCEVEVYGSPLN, from the exons ATGCCGCCCTGGGTGGTTGCCCATGTTGCACATGCCTACATCCGCCACTGCAC TTCTTTGTCAATTTCAGCCAAAAATCTTGCTTTATTTGGCAAGGCCACACAATCAGACCTGGTCAATAATCCTTTTTCAGGACATGGCCATGCCAGTAATGCTATTGATGGAAATCATGACTCACATTATGAACATGGATCCTGTACCCACACTAATTGGCAAATTAACCCATGGTGGCGGGTAGACTTACTAGACAAATACGTAGTGACCTCCATAACTATCACAAACCGAAAAGACTGCTGTCCTGAAAGACTTGATGGAGCTCAGATACACATTGGGGACTCTCTGCTGAACAATGGCAACAGCAATCCATT GGCTGGAAAGATTTCATCCATTCCAGGTGGGAGATCCCTCACTCTTGAATGGAATAATGGCATTCCAGGCCGTTACATCAATGTGGTCATACCTGGAACAAATCGCCTTCTTACCCTCTGCGAGGTCGAGGTTTATGGTTATCCAGCTCCTGATG GTGAAAATGTGGCTTTAAAAGGGAAAGCTACACAGAGTAACCTCTATGGAAACGGCTTTGCATCCAATGCCATTGATGGGAACAAAGATGGTGTTTACGGTCATGGATCCTGTACCCACACTGAAAATGACCTCAATCCCTGGTGGAGACTGGACCTACTGAAAAGGCACAAAGTGTTATCAGTAGTAATTACAAACACAATAGACAGTATTCCTGAAAGATTGAATGGGGCAGAAATCAGAATTGGAAACAGTCTGGACAACAATGGCAATAACAATCCCAG GTGTGCTGTGATCTCTTCCATTCCTCCTGGTTTTTCCTCCACCTTTGAATGTGATGGGATGGAAGGACGCtacattaatattgttattcCAGGAAGGAAAGAATATCTTACACTGTGTGAGGTTGAAGTGTATGGATCACCACTGAATTGA